From the genome of Corallococcus macrosporus DSM 14697:
CCGCCACCGCGTACGGTGAGCACTTCCACGTCACGGACCTGGCGGGGCGGCGGCTGCGCGTGGACGAAATCCCCTCCACCCGCGCGGCGCGGGGCGAGCGACTGGACGGCCTGGAGGTCCTCTGGCACACGGCCGCGGGCCAGTTCGCCCTCAGCATCTCCTCGGAGACGCTGCCCGCCATGCACGGCCACCCGTCCGTGGTGGTGATTCCCTTCCTGGACATCACCCGCCTCAAGACAGTGGAGCAGCACCTCCAGGAGGCCGTGCGCGCCCGCGACGAGTTCCTGTCCGTCGCCAGCCACGAACTGAAGACGCCGCTGACGTCGTTGGGCCTGCGGCTCCAGTCCTTCGCGCGCGCCATCCAGGCGGACCCGGCGTCCGCGCTGGCCCAGCGTCACGGGCGCGAGGTGGAGGTCATGCGCCGGCAGATGACGCGCCTGTCGGAGCTGGTGGACGGGCTGCTCGACGTGTCCCGCATCAGCACCGGCCGGCTGAAGCTCCAGTACGAGCCGGTGGACCTGTCCGCGCTGGTGAAGGAGGTGGCCGCGCGCTTCGAGCTGGAGGCGGCACGCGCCGGCTGCACGCTGCACGTGACGCACGCGGAGGGCCTGCGAGGGGCGTGGGACCGGCTCCGGCTGGAGCAGGTGGTGTCGAACCTGTTGTCCAACGCGCTCAAGTACGGCGCGGGCGCGCCCGTGCACGTCGAGGTGGCGCCCGGGGGCCTCGGCGCCCGGCTGTGGGTGAGGGACAGGGGCATCGGCATCGACCCGGAGGCCCACGCGCGCATCTTCCAGAAGTTCGAGCGCGCCGTGTCCGAGCGGAACTATGGCGGCATGGGCCTGGGGCTGTACGTGACGCGCACGCTGGTGGAGGCCCTGGGCGGCACCATCCAGGTGGACAGCCGGCCCGGCGAGGGCGCCACCTTCCGGGTGGAGCTGCCGCTCCAGCCCGCGAGATAGGTCCCCCGCCCAAAGGGCGGAGAGGTTATACGGAGGGGGCCGTGCGCCTCCTCGCGCTTCACGTCCACGACTTCCGCAACCTCCCCCAGGTCCAGCTTTCGCCCAGCGCCCACGCCACCATCGCGGTGGGGCAGAACGGGCAGGGCAAGACGAACCTGCTGGAGGCCCTCTACTTCCTGGCCACGCTCAAGCCCCTGCGCGCCGGGCGCCTGTCGGAGCTCGTTCGCTGGGGCTCGCAGGGCGCGCGGGTGACGGGGCGCTTCCTCCTCAAGGGCGCCGAGCGCGAAATCGCCGTGGAGGTGGGTGGCGGCACGCGCCAGGCCTTCGTGGATGGGAAGAAGGCCGCCAGCCTGGAGGACTACTTCGGCGGCGTGTCCGTGGTGGCCTTCACGCCGGATGATTTGGAGGTGGTGAAGGGCGGGCCGGACTCGCGGCGCGGCTTCCTGGACCGGGCGGTGTTCAACCGCTTCCCCGCCTTCCTGCGCGAGAGCCGCGAGTACGCGCGGGCCCTGAAGAACCGCAACCGCCTGCTGCGCGAAGGCCACGCCGTGGACGCGGCGTACCTGGAGGCCTACGACGAGACGCTGGCGAAGGCTGGCGCGCGCATCTACTCGCGGCGGCGCGCGCTGATGGCGGAGCTGGCGCCCAGGGCCCAGGCGACCTTCGCCTCCATTGGCCGCACGGTGGACCCCGCGAACTATGGCTACCGTCCCGCGCACCTGGAGGGGGACTTCGCCGCGGCGGATGAGGCGGCGCTGGCCGCCATGCTGCGCGAGGGCCTCTCCGCGCGGCTGCGCCGGGACACGGAGCGGGGCTTCACCTCCGTGGGGCCGCACGCGGACGACGTGTCGGTGACGCTGGGTGGCCGCAGCGCGCGGGCCTACGCGAGCCAGGGACAGCAGCGGGCGCTGGTGCTCGGCTGGAAGATTGCCGAAATCGAGAACCTGGAGGCCGCCATGGGCTTCCTGCCGCTCTTGCTGCTGGACGACGTGTCGAGCGAGCTGGACCCCGAGCGCAACGCGTACCTCATGGGCTACCTGGCCAGGAGCGGCGCGCAGGTGGTGCTCACCACGACGGACGGCTCGCTGGTGCGGGGCGCGGCGGCGGACGACACGCTGTGGCTGGACGTGCACGGCGGACAGGTGGCGGTGCGCGCGGACGCCGGGCCGCCCCCCGCCCCCTGAGTCACGGCGTCACGCGCCGGCGGTGCCAGGGCCAGTGGATGTGGAAGCGCCGCGCCGCGTGGTGCGGCTCGTCGCCCGGTGCCACGTGCTGGAAGAAGGGGAAGCGGTACTCCGCCCAGAGCACGCCATACGCCACGGCGAAGAGGAAGGTGGCGACGGGCAGCCACCACGGCGTTCCCACGGCGAGCGCGATGATGGTGAGCACCAGCAGCGCGGCGCCGATGCCCAGCGACACCTCGCGCAGCCGCTTGGATTCGCTGAAGGCCAGCCCCATGGACACCACCGACAGGAGCAGAACGGGGACGGCCAGCCAGTAGCTGTGCCGCGTGTACAGGTTGGCGATTCCCAGCAGGAAGAGGCCGAGGCCGAATATCGCGAGTCCTCCGTCCATGGGTTCCTCCTTGTCCTTGATGCCGGGCGGCGTGCGTGTGTCGGGACAAAGCTGGGGCCGTGCGGTGTGGCTGGGGACTGCCCACGGAGGGATGCCCGCGTGAACCGGCTGGTGCCGTGGCGGACGGACGGCGCCTCCCGCATGGCGGGAATGTGACGCGCCCGGGGGGACTCAGAGGTGTGACAGTGGACGTTTCCCCCCTACCGCGCGGCGTGGAATTCCTTGCAGGTGCGCCACTTGTGACGCATGACTCGGGCGCAGGGCCGGAAGAGAGCCACGAAGAACGGTGCCATGCCGCGGATGACGTTGCTGTGCCTGCTGGTGGTCATGCCCCTGCTGGGCTGTCACCGGACGACGTTCGAGGATTCGGTCCTCTCCAAGCCCGCCGTGCGCTACCGCATCGGCACGCTCCCCGCGTATTGGAAGCAGGTGTGGCTGGAGGACAACGACCTCGCCTTCGCCGAGGAGGGCACCGGCCGCGCGCTCTCCGTCAACGCCACGTGCAAGGGACATGACGACCCGTCGCTGGAGGTGCTCACCCGGCACCTGCTGGCGGGCTTCACGGACCGGCAGGCGCTGGCCGAACAGCGCATCCCCATGGACGGCCGCGAGGCCCTGCGCAGCCGCTACCTGGCGAGGATGGACGGCGTGCCCGTGCGCTTGGAGCTCGTGGTGTTGAAGAAGGACAACTGCGTGTTCGACTTCACCTACGTGTCACCGCCGGGGCTCGCGGACGCGCGCATGGCGGACTTCGACGCGCTGCTGGCCGGCTTCCACCTGGAGCGCAAGGGATGACGACGCGGCAGCCCGAGGTGGGCTCGGAGGTGGGCTCGGAGGCTGGCTTGGAGGCGGCCTCCGGAGCGCCGAGCCTGATGGACCGCCTGAAGGAGCGGCTGGAGTCGCTGGGCGCGCTGTCGCGGATGACGGGGCAGGTGTTCAGCCGCGCGGTGCGTCCGCCCTATGACTGGCGGGGGCTCGTGTACCACACGGAGTCGCTGGGCGTGCGCTCGCTGCCCATCGCGCTGCTCACCGCGATGTTCGCGGGGCTCGTCATCTCATTGCAGTTCGGCTACTTCCTGGCGCGCTTCGGCGTGCAGTACACCGTGGGCCGCGTGGTCATCCTCACGCTGTTCCGCGAGCTGGCGCCGGTGCTCACCGCGCTCACCGTGGGCGCGCGCATCGGCAGCGGCATCGCCGCGGAGCTGGGCGCCATGACGGTGACGGAGCAGGTGGACGCCATCCGCGCGCTGGGCGCGGACCCGCTGCGCAAGCTGGTGGTGCCCCGGGTGCTGGCGTGCCTGATTGTGCTGCCGGTGCTCACCGTGTTCGCGGACGTGGTGGGGCTGGTGGCGGGCGCGCTGGTGGTGAACGTCCAGTACGCCATTACCCTGAACCTCTTCTTCCAGGGCGCGCTGGACGCGGTGCTGATGCAGGACTTCGCCTCCGGCGTGTTCAAGGGCGCGGTGTTCGGGCTCATCGTCGGCCTGGTGGGCTGCTTCCGCGGGCTCACCGTGGAGGGCGGCACGGAGGGCGTGGGCCGCGCCACCACCCAGACGGTGGCGACCACGTCCGTGTCCGTGTGCCTGGCCGACTTCTTCATCACCCAGCTCACGCTGGTCCTGTGACGCGCCATGCGCTCCTCGTCCCAGACACCTGCTGAGTTCCAGTTCCAGCCGCCCCGGCCGGGCGAGCAGCTCATCTCCTTCGAGCACCTGACCAAGGCGTTCGGCGCCAAGCGCGTCTACGACGACATGGATTTGGACGTGCGCGCGGGGGAGACGCTGGTGGTGATGGGCGGCTCGGGCACGGGCAAGAGCGTGCTGCTCAAGTGCCTCATCGGCCTGCTGACGCCGGACACCGGCCGCATCCTCTTCCAGGGGCATGATTTGACGCGCTTCTCGGAGGAGGCGTTCATCCCGGTGCGCCGCCACGTGGCCATGGTGTTCCAGGGCGCGGCGCTCTTCGACTCGCTCAACGTGGGGGAGAACGTGGCCTATCCGCTGCGCGAGCACTTCCCGGACATGCCCGCCGACCAGGTGCGCGCGCGCGTGGCGGAGAAGCTGACGCTGGTGGACCTGCCCGACACCGAGCACCTGATGCCGTCGGACCTGTCGGGCGGCATGCGCAAGCGGGTGGGGCTGGCGCGCGCCATCGCCACCGAGCCGGAAGTCATCCTCTGGGACGAGCCCACCACGGGCCTGGACCCCGTCACCACGCAGTCCATCAACGTGTTGATCAACTCGATGAAGACGCGGCTGGGTTGTACCTCCATCGTCGTGACTCACGACATGGTGAGCGCGTTCACCGTGGGAGACCGCATCGCCATGCTGGCCAATCGGAGAATCGTGCAGGTGGGCACGCCGCGGGAGATGCTGCGCTCCACCGTGCCGGAGGTGCGGGCCTTCCTGGACGCGCGCCGCGTGGAGCTCTATCCGGAGGGCACGCGATGAGCCCGTTCTCTCCCGCTGGGACGGAGCGCCGCCTGGCCCTTCGCGCGGGGCTCTTCGTCGCCATCGGCCTGGCGGTGGCCCTGGTGGTCGTCATGGTCATCGGGCAGCAGTCGCGCCTCTTCCAGCGCAAGACGACGTACCGCGCCTACTTCAGCAACGTGCAGGGCCTGAGTGACGAGTCGCCTGTCTGGCTCGGCGGCCTCAACGTGGGGCGGGTGACGGGCATCGTCTTCTCGCCGGACCCGAAGGACCCGCGGCTGGAGGTCCAGTTCCAGGTGTCCACCCGCTACACGGACCGCGTGCGGCAGGACTCGGTGGCGCAGCTCTCCAGCATGGGGGTGCTGGGGGACAAGGCCGTGGACATCTCCCTGGGCAGCCCCACGGCGCCGCTGGTGGAGCCGGGTGGGGTGCTGAAGTCCTCCTCGAGCGGAGACCTGGGGGCGCTGCTCAACGGGGCCTCGCAGGTGATGGAGAACTCGGTGGCCATCAGCAAGTCGCTGCGGGCGGCGGTGGAGACGTACGCCAACCCGGAGATGGCCGAGGACGTCACGCGCGGCGTGGCGGCGCTGCGGGCGCTGCTGGAGGAGGTGGAGAAGGGCGACGGCGTGCTGCACGCGCTCATCTACGACAAGGAGGCCGGCCGCGAGGTGCGGGGCCTGCTGGCCAACGCGTCCAACGCGGCGGCGCGGGTGGATGGCGCGGTGGGGGAGCTGGAGGGGATTCTGCGCGAGGTGCGCGCGGGGGACGGCACGGCGCACGCGCTCATCTACGGCCAGGATGGCGCGAAGGCGCTGACGGAGCTGGGCTCGGCGGCGGGGCAGCTCGCGGGGCTCATCGAGGACGCGAAGAAGAGCCCCAACGGGGCGGTGCACCAGTTGGTGTACGGCGACGCGAGTGGCATGTTCGCGGACCTGGGCGCGGCGGCGGCGGACCTGAAGCAGATTACGGCGACGGTGGCCAAGGGCGACGGCACCGTGGGCGGGCTCATCAGCGACCCGACGGTGTACGAGGACCTGCGGGAGGTGCTCGGCAACGTGAAGCGCAACCGCATCCTCCGGGCGCTGGTGCGCTTCTCGCTGAGCAACCGGGAGGACCTGGACCAGGTGGGCAAGGTGGAGGGCGGGGCGCCGCGCTCCGAGGCGCCCGCCGCGGCTCCGGCGCAGGCGGCTCCCTCTGGGATGGAAGGAGCTACGTCCCCATCGAAGTGACGCTGGGGGGGAGCGCTCGCGGTTCAGTCCGCGCGCCTGCCTTCACCGCGTGTCAGGAGGATGGCGGCGGGTTGCCCCGCATCCGAGAGCGAGCCCAGCAACGTGCGCTCGCCGCTCGCATGGCCCCTGAAGAATCCCCAGGCCGCCGCCGCGAGCGACACCGGCGCGGAGGCCGTGCCCGTCTCTCCCAGCGAACTCGCGAGATGCAGGACGCGGCAGCGTGAAGGGTCCAACTGCTCGGCGAGCAGCACCTGGGCATGGCCCCAGGCCTGCGCCCTCCAGGCTTCTCCGTTGAGGTCGAGGTAGAGGTCTCCCTGGAAGCGCTGCGTGGCCGCGGGGAGGACGCGCTGGATGGACTCCGCGAGCGCGCGTCCAACCTGAGCGAGCGTCGCGCCCACGGCTGGTAGGCCGCTCAGCGCCACGGCATCCACCTGCACGGCCGATGCGCTGCCCCGCTCGCGGGCCGTTACGGGACGCTCCACCAGGATGGCGGCTCCGGCTTCACCCGGCATGAGGCCCACCTGCCGCTGGGGAGACTTGAGCCGCCGGTGGTGGGCGAGCCACGCGAGGCTCTCCGGGTCCACGTAGGAGTCCGCGGCCAGCACGAGCACCCGGTCGACATCCCTGGAGGTCAGCATGGCCTCCGCCTGTTGGAGCGCCGCCGCCAGGCCGCAGTGCCCCAGCGCGAGCGCCCGCGTCGTGTCCTCTCTGAGGGGGACGTCCATGAGGGACACGAGGGGGTGCAGGTAGAATGTCTCGAGCGCACCGGGCAGCGTCTGGAGCGACCAGCCGAACCGCGCCTCGTCGATGAGCGGCGCCAGGGCGATGAGCCCGGTGCGGTGCCAGAAGCGGGCGTCCGTGGAGGAAGGCATCGCGGCGGCGTCGCGGAGGTCGTCGAAGGCGCCTGACGCCAGCCGCACCCAGGCACCCGTCTGGTAGAACCCATCCGCGAAGGGTGCGGCGGGAAAGCCGGTGACGGGGACGGCTTCGCCCGGCTCGTCCTCGACGGTGAAGGCCGGGAGGGGCCTGGGCTGGGAGAGGCCCGCGCGCAGCGCGGTGCAGGTCCCCACGACGCCATGCCCCACGGAGGTGACGAGCCCGAGCCCCGTGACAGCGAGCTTCACGGATTCCTCCCTGGGACGTCCGTCGCGCCGTGGATGGAGGTGACGCGCTGCCGCCAGGACGCTGGAGGCGGCAGCCGGGCGCGGTCGAGGCGGCGGGCCACGGAGGGGGCCAGCGGGTAGTGCTGCTCGGTGGGCAGGCGCGCGCGCCCGGCCAGCCGCAGCAGCGCGAGGACCTCCACGGAGAGGTGGGCCGTGGTGGCGGCGTCGTCAGGGGAGAGGCGCTCGGCTTCGATTCGCTTGCGCAGCTCGCGGGTGCGGACGTCCAGCAGGAGGCTCAGGCCCTCCTCGAAGCGCTGGGCGTCCGCGGCGACGAGCGCCTGACAGAGTGGGAGCCGCGCGTCGTCGCGTGCTGTCGGCAGGCCCTCGTAGCGGCTCATGGCCGCGTCGAGCCGGGCGGTGGGGGCCGCGAGGGTGAAGCGCTCCATGAGGATGCGGACGTAGAGGAAGTCGTCCTCGTATTCCTCGCCCGGGTTCCAGGTGGCGCGGGAGTGCTGGGCAATCTCACGCTCTGCCTCGGTGTCTCCGCAGGCGATGGCATCGAAGTAGGGCTCGGAGCGGCTCGTCGTCTTGGTGGAGTCGTCAGCGCCCTGGAGGAAGAAGAGGAAGGCGCGCGCCGAGCGGGAGAGCTCCTCGAAGAGGCCGTCTGGCAGGCCGGAGAGGAAGAGCTGGGCGATGCCCATGCGCCGGTAGAGGGCGCAGACGCTCATCATCTGGGCCTGGGTGACTTGCCGGGTGAGGACTCTCGGCAGGACCATTTGGAGCTGGAGGAGGCTGTTCTTCTCGATGAGGGGCAGGGGCGTTCGCACCATGGCGGGGCGGGCGTTCGTCGGAGCAGCTCAGGCCTGTTCCAGCCTGGTGAGGTAGACGTTGGTGGGGTTGAGCTGTTGCAGTTCGTCCACCAGCTTGTGGCTCAGGACGTAGACGTAGGGGTCCTCCTTGATGCGGAAGAAGTCCGGCGCCGAGCGGAGCTTCTCCGTGGAGAGGACGTGGTTGTCGATGCCAATGATTTCTCCTGGCATCTCTTTGGAATACTCGATGTCGCTTTTTTCGAGATGCAGGCAGTCGAAGGTACCCAGAGGGTTGATGATGAAGTAGTCCCGGCTGGCGACCTGCCCCTTGTGGTCGAGCAGGGTGAAGTTGAGGCACTCCATGGGGACTCCGGTGCGCTCGAAGACTTCCTTCAGGGCTCGCTCCACCACGACATAGTGAGAGGCAATGAGCGAGGCCAGCTTGCCTCCACCATACTTGCTGCTCATCTGCCACACTGCATCTGGGGGATATTTGTCCCCCATGGGGTAGCCCTCTGCGAGGCGGTGGCTGAACATCCTCAAGCCCTTGGGCTCGCGCTCGAGCATGCAGAGGCTGCGGTCAACGGTGGGGCCTCGGGTGAGACTGAAGTAGTCCATGGCGTTCTAGCGGCGAGGGAGCTTGGGCATGTCGGAAATAGGTTCGCCGGGGTTTGTTTTTCCGAATGACGTGACACTGCGGTAGCAGGTTCTTGAGAGCTTCTCGAGTTCCTCTTTGGAGAGCTTGAATTCTGACGTGTCGCAGTTCTTGCGGAGTTCCGCGTCGCAGGCTTTCGCGTAGCGGTTGATGATGGGCTCAAGCCTGTCCTGGACGTTCCAGTTGTAGCCCAGATGGTCGAACTTGGGACTGCCCTCAACCATCCAGGAGCCATCTTCCAGGATGAGGTGCCGGGGGAGTCCCAGGACACGGGCGACCTCCAGGTCCTGGGGCAGGATGATGACGTTGATGTGGTGGTTGATGTTGTAGCCGGCGCGCAGGAGCGCCAGTCGAATCAACGTCTGGCAGTCAGCATCTTCAATCTCCGCGATGGTCTCATTGAAGAGCCCCTTGGGAATCAAGTGGTGCGAGTTGTGCCAGTACGGCCACGTATGCTTCGAGAAGTTCTGTCCACGGGGAATGGGCCTGCCCGCGGCATCCTCCATGTTGTCGCGGGTGGGGCCGTCCAGGTGCCAGTCGCCCGGCTCCGGCAGACGGATGACCGCGCCATACTGTCCTGGATAAAGGTTCCCCCGGTTGCTCAGGTACGCCGACGTGGCCAGCAGCCCCATGGGGGCGGGCTTCTGCCGGGCTCCCGCGGTGGGGGTCTTGTTGTAGAGCGCCGTCCGGTTCTGCTTCGACTCCGTGAGCGCCTGCCAGCG
Proteins encoded in this window:
- the recF gene encoding DNA replication/repair protein RecF (All proteins in this family for which functions are known are DNA-binding proteins that assist the filamentation of RecA onto DNA for the initiation of recombination or recombinational repair.), coding for MRLLALHVHDFRNLPQVQLSPSAHATIAVGQNGQGKTNLLEALYFLATLKPLRAGRLSELVRWGSQGARVTGRFLLKGAEREIAVEVGGGTRQAFVDGKKAASLEDYFGGVSVVAFTPDDLEVVKGGPDSRRGFLDRAVFNRFPAFLRESREYARALKNRNRLLREGHAVDAAYLEAYDETLAKAGARIYSRRRALMAELAPRAQATFASIGRTVDPANYGYRPAHLEGDFAAADEAALAAMLREGLSARLRRDTERGFTSVGPHADDVSVTLGGRSARAYASQGQQRALVLGWKIAEIENLEAAMGFLPLLLLDDVSSELDPERNAYLMGYLARSGAQVVLTTTDGSLVRGAAADDTLWLDVHGGQVAVRADAGPPPAP
- a CDS encoding MlaE family ABC transporter permease codes for the protein MTTRQPEVGSEVGSEAGLEAASGAPSLMDRLKERLESLGALSRMTGQVFSRAVRPPYDWRGLVYHTESLGVRSLPIALLTAMFAGLVISLQFGYFLARFGVQYTVGRVVILTLFRELAPVLTALTVGARIGSGIAAELGAMTVTEQVDAIRALGADPLRKLVVPRVLACLIVLPVLTVFADVVGLVAGALVVNVQYAITLNLFFQGALDAVLMQDFASGVFKGAVFGLIVGLVGCFRGLTVEGGTEGVGRATTQTVATTSVSVCLADFFITQLTLVL
- a CDS encoding ABC transporter ATP-binding protein, translated to MRSSSQTPAEFQFQPPRPGEQLISFEHLTKAFGAKRVYDDMDLDVRAGETLVVMGGSGTGKSVLLKCLIGLLTPDTGRILFQGHDLTRFSEEAFIPVRRHVAMVFQGAALFDSLNVGENVAYPLREHFPDMPADQVRARVAEKLTLVDLPDTEHLMPSDLSGGMRKRVGLARAIATEPEVILWDEPTTGLDPVTTQSINVLINSMKTRLGCTSIVVTHDMVSAFTVGDRIAMLANRRIVQVGTPREMLRSTVPEVRAFLDARRVELYPEGTR
- a CDS encoding MlaD family protein; this translates as MSPFSPAGTERRLALRAGLFVAIGLAVALVVVMVIGQQSRLFQRKTTYRAYFSNVQGLSDESPVWLGGLNVGRVTGIVFSPDPKDPRLEVQFQVSTRYTDRVRQDSVAQLSSMGVLGDKAVDISLGSPTAPLVEPGGVLKSSSSGDLGALLNGASQVMENSVAISKSLRAAVETYANPEMAEDVTRGVAALRALLEEVEKGDGVLHALIYDKEAGREVRGLLANASNAAARVDGAVGELEGILREVRAGDGTAHALIYGQDGAKALTELGSAAGQLAGLIEDAKKSPNGAVHQLVYGDASGMFADLGAAAADLKQITATVAKGDGTVGGLISDPTVYEDLREVLGNVKRNRILRALVRFSLSNREDLDQVGKVEGGAPRSEAPAAAPAQAAPSGMEGATSPSK
- a CDS encoding Imm49 family immunity protein, whose protein sequence is MVRTPLPLIEKNSLLQLQMVLPRVLTRQVTQAQMMSVCALYRRMGIAQLFLSGLPDGLFEELSRSARAFLFFLQGADDSTKTTSRSEPYFDAIACGDTEAEREIAQHSRATWNPGEEYEDDFLYVRILMERFTLAAPTARLDAAMSRYEGLPTARDDARLPLCQALVAADAQRFEEGLSLLLDVRTRELRKRIEAERLSPDDAATTAHLSVEVLALLRLAGRARLPTEQHYPLAPSVARRLDRARLPPPASWRQRVTSIHGATDVPGRNP
- a CDS encoding imm11 family protein; translation: MDYFSLTRGPTVDRSLCMLEREPKGLRMFSHRLAEGYPMGDKYPPDAVWQMSSKYGGGKLASLIASHYVVVERALKEVFERTGVPMECLNFTLLDHKGQVASRDYFIINPLGTFDCLHLEKSDIEYSKEMPGEIIGIDNHVLSTEKLRSAPDFFRIKEDPYVYVLSHKLVDELQQLNPTNVYLTRLEQA
- a CDS encoding AHH domain-containing protein, with product MGKSTDEHVINPDGTCPHVVVKENTEGGACLTGHDSSLDPSTCSYRWQALTESKQNRTALYNKTPTAGARQKPAPMGLLATSAYLSNRGNLYPGQYGAVIRLPEPGDWHLDGPTRDNMEDAAGRPIPRGQNFSKHTWPYWHNSHHLIPKGLFNETIAEIEDADCQTLIRLALLRAGYNINHHINVIILPQDLEVARVLGLPRHLILEDGSWMVEGSPKFDHLGYNWNVQDRLEPIINRYAKACDAELRKNCDTSEFKLSKEELEKLSRTCYRSVTSFGKTNPGEPISDMPKLPRR